GCGAGGCGCTGGCCGACCAGCTCCACGTCCTCTACCAGAACGAATGGTGGAGCGCCGGGCGCACCCGCGAGGAAACCGCGCGGGTGCTCGAAGGCTCGGATCTCACGCTTGGGCTGGTGCAGGAGGGGACTCTCGTGGGGTTCGCGCGCGTCCTCACCGACGGGGTCTTCAAGGCGCTCATCTTCGACGTGATGGTCGCCCCCGAACAGCGCGGCTCGGATCTGGGCCGACGGCTCATCGACGAGATCATCAGCCACCCAAAACTCAGCGGCGTGAAACACTTCGAACTCTACTGCCGGCCCCGCATGGTTCCCTTTTACGAAAAATGGGGCTTCACCAGCAATCTGGGCGAGATTCGCCTCATGCGCCGCGAGGCCTGAGCGCCGCTCACTCCGCATTTTGCATCCGGCGTAATTTCCGGGTCACAATTGGCCATCCCCGGAACCT
The Chrysiogenia bacterium DNA segment above includes these coding regions:
- a CDS encoding GNAT family N-acetyltransferase, which produces MELLETLSEALADQLHVLYQNEWWSAGRTREETARVLEGSDLTLGLVQEGTLVGFARVLTDGVFKALIFDVMVAPEQRGSDLGRRLIDEIISHPKLSGVKHFELYCRPRMVPFYEKWGFTSNLGEIRLMRREA